Proteins co-encoded in one Euleptes europaea isolate rEulEur1 chromosome 1, rEulEur1.hap1, whole genome shotgun sequence genomic window:
- the UTS2R gene encoding urotensin-2 receptor, with the protein MEATFSSTMRMAMVTDKGSSLRISTNSSYNATSDNASTVSSDSMEDIIATCTIGTILSVMCIIGVTGNVYTLVVMCHYLRYSASMYIYIINLALADLLYLLTIPFVVGTYFVQEWYFGDIGCRILFSLDFLTMHASIFTLMVMSTERYFAVLKPLDTVKRSKSYRKGIAIIIWIVSLLLTLPMLIMIQLVQGNKKICLPTWSKLSSKIYITVLFCTSIVGPGVIIGYLYIKLARTYWVSQTTSFKQTKRLPNQKVLYLIFTIVLVFWACFLPFWIWQLISQYCEHFPLSQTALRNINYLTTCLTYSNSCINPFLYTLLTKNYKEYLRNRQRSFNSSNGYFQRRNRFQRISGRSLSSCSQHYTETVVLSPIPGGNNDV; encoded by the coding sequence ATGGAGGCCACGTTCTCATCAACCATGAGAATGGCCATGGTCACAGACAAAGGCAGCTCACTCAGAATCAGCACCAACAGTTCCTACAACGCTACTTCGGATAATGCCTCTACAGTCAGCTCCGACTCCATGGAAGACATCATAGCCACGTGTACCATTGGGACTATCCTCTCTGTTATGTGTATTATCGGAGTGACAGGCAATGTATATACTTTGGTAGTGATGTGCCACTATTTGAGGTACTCAGCTTCTATGTACATCTATATCATCAATCTTGCCCTAGCAGACCTCTTGTACCTTCTCACCATCCCTTTTGTTGTCGGGACATATTTTGTTCAGGAGTGGTACTTTGGCGATATCGGATGCCGGATCCTTTTCAGCTTAGATTTCCTGACAATGCATGCAAGCATCTTCACTTTGATGGTGATGAGCACAGAGAGGTACTTTGCAGTGCTGAAGCCATTGGATACTGTGAAGAGATCTAAGAGCTATCGGAAAGGCATTGCCATCATCATCTGGATAGTGTCTCTGCTTCTCACCCTTCCGATGCTTATCATGATACAGCTGGTACAAGGAAACAAGAAAATCTGCCTTCCTACCTGGAGCAAGCTGTCCTCCAAGATCTATATCACCGTACTCTTCTGCACCAGCATTGTGGGTCCAGGGGTAATAATCGGGTACCTTTATATTAAACTGGCCAGAACTTACTGGGTGTCCCAAACAACTTCATTTAAACAGACCAAGCGGCTTCCCAACCAAAAAGTATTATATTTAATTTTTACTATAGTGCTGGTCTTTTGGGCTTGCTTTTTGCCTTTCTGGATATGGCAGCTCATTTCTCAATATTGTGAACATTTCCCACTTTCTCAGACGGCCTTGAGGAACATCAACTATCTAACCACCTGCCTGACATACAGCAACAGTTGCATCAACCCTTTCCTCTATACCCTGCTGACCAAAAACTACAAAGAGTATTTGAGAAACAGGCAGCGTTCGTTTAACAGCAGCAATGGATATTTTCAGAGGAGGAACAGATTCCAGAGAATTTCTGGGAGGTCTTTGTCCTCATGCAGCCAGCATTACACCGAGACAGTTGTGCTCTCTCCCATTCCTGGTGGAAACAATGATGTCTGA